Genomic window (Arachis hypogaea cultivar Tifrunner chromosome 13, arahy.Tifrunner.gnm2.J5K5, whole genome shotgun sequence):
GCCAGGGCCCGTCCTTCGATGTGGTTCCCACAAACTCCCTCGTGGACTTCGTCCATCACTTCTTGTGCCTCGTCTTTGCTTAGGCATTTTAGTAATGGTTGCGAGAAACCGTGCTTGTATAGCTCTCCATCTATGTTTGTGTAGTGGCTTGCTTTTCGTCTGAAGTTCTGTGGGTTGAGCTCGTCTCTGGGAATGATACCTGCATTGATGTATTCAAGAAAAGGTGTTCTCCAGTCTCGGAGGTGGTTAATGCTTGTTATAGATAATAGTTCAATGCTTGGTTTTTGGAGCGTTAGTTGTGATAGTACCGAAGTTTGTGTGTCTGCCCTAGTGGTGGCAAGTTTGGATAATATATCTTCTCTAACGTTCTTTTCTCTATGTACATGCAGAATAATAAATGAACTAAATTTTGAAATGAGATCCTTTGCTATGAGCCAGTAGCGTTCTAGCAAGGGATCTTTTACCTGAAATTCTCCTCGGATTTGTTGTACCACTAAGAGGGAATCACAGTGTGCTGTCAGGCTTTTTGCTTGGAGATTTATGGCCAGCTTGAGTCCCGCTATGAGGGTCTTATATTCGGCCTAATTGTTGCTTGCTGGAAAGTGGAACTGGAGGGACTGCTCGGCTACCACTTTGTCTCCTTCTTTGAGGATTATTCTTGCTCCGCTTCCTCTTCGGCTGGATGCCCCATCAACATGTAGTTCCCAATGTTTATTGAGCTCGTCCGGGGTCAATTCTGAGATGAAGTCTGCGAGGATCTGTGCTTTCAAGGCCGTCCTTGGTTGATATTGGATGTCGAATTCTAAGAGCTCGATAGACCATTTGGTCAGACGCCCAGCCAATTCTGGTTTTGTCAGTATTTGTCTTAATGGTTGGTTGGTCCTGTTATTATCGTGTGGCTCTGGAAATAGTGCCTGAGTCTTCTTGCCGTTATTACTAGTGCTAAGGCTAACTGTTCTATCCTCGGATATCTTTGTTCTGCTGATTGCATGACTCGGCTGACGAAGTATACTGGTTGTTGCATTTTTCCTGTCTCAATGACTAGAGCCGAGCTTACAGAACAGTTAGAgacagataaatataaatataaaggcTTACCGACTTCTGGTCTATGTAGCACGGGTGGTGATGCCAGAATTGTCTTGAGTTCGGCGAACGCTTTTTCGCATTCTTCTGTCCACtggaattttttgttttttgatattGTTTGGAAGAAGTGGTGTGATCGGCTTGATGCTGCTGGTAGAAAGCGAGATAGTGCTGCTACTTTTCCTGctagttgctgtacttcttttaTTGTTCTTGGGCTTGCCATGTTAAGTATCGCCTCACATTTTTCGGGGTTTTCTTCAATTCCCCTTGAGGTCAACATGAATCCAAGGAACTTGCCTCCTTGAACTCCAAAGGCACATTTTTCTGGATTGAGCCTCATGTTGTATGCTCGGATCTGTTTAAATATCTCCTTGAGGTTGTCGCAATGCGACTTTTCTTGAGTGGTCTTAGCGACCATATCGTCCACATAGATTTCCATGTTCCGACCTATTTGATGACGGAACACTCTGTCCATCAGCCGTTGGTaggttgcacctgcattctttaggccaaatggcattactCTATAACAAAAATTTCCATGCTCAGTTATAAATGTTGTTTTGTTTTGGTCTTCTGGATGCATAAGGATTTGGTTATacccagagtatgcatccatgaagctcaagCTTTGGAAACTCGATGCGTTGTCTACAAGCTTGTCAATGTTTGGCAAAGGGTATGCATCCTTAGGACATGCTTTGTTCAAATctgtaaagtcgacgcacatgcgccatttacctgaattttttcttaccattaccacattAGATAGCCACGTTGTGAATCGGATTTCCTTAATGAAGTTTGCACTGAGAAGCTTTCTGGTTTCTTCTAAGGCCGCCTTTGATTTCTCTGTTCCAAGGTTCCTCTTTTTCTGAGCTATAGGTCGGATGGCCCTATTAGTGGCGAGCTTGTGGCAGATAATGTTAGGGTCTATCCCTGGCATATCTGCTGGGGTCCAGGCAAAGAGATCGGCGTTGGCTTGCAATACTCTTATGAGTTATATTCTTTGTTGTCCCTGGAGTGCTTGGCCGATGTATGTGACTTGTTCTGGCTTTGTAGTCAGTTGGACCTTTATGAGCTCGTCCGCTGGCTGAGGTCTTTCTTGGGTGTCTTCTCTGGGGTCAAGCTCTGCTAGGGACAATACCTCGTTCGTGCTGTGAATTGCTTTGACTTCTTGATGGAACTCCTGTTTTGTGGCCGACCTTTTCAGACTTGCGTTGTAGCACTGCCAAGCTTGTTGACGATCTGAGTGGACTGTAGCTATTCTGCCGTCCTGTGCCTGAAATTTAACACATAGATGAAAAGTGGATACTACTGCCCTGAACATGTTCAGAGCAGGCCTTCCGAGAATAATATTGTAAGGGCTTGGGCAGTCAACTACCAAATATTGCATGTCAATGGTTTGCGACAGAGAATCCTCTCCTATCATTGTTTTTAACCATATGTATCCTTTGATCGGGACCCTTTCTCCGGAGAATCCTACCAGTTCTCCGGATGAGGGTTGCATGAGTTTTTCAGATAATTTCATTTTTAGgaaagtagaataaaaaagaacatcGGCACTGCTACCTGGGTCCATAAGGACTTTTCTTACCAATAACTCGCCCGTTTGGATGGAAATtaccactgggtcgtccaagtttgGTGCTGCCGAGCATATATCCTCCTGGCTGAAGGTGATGTTGAGGTCGGACGCGCCTTTgttgttttgtgattttgttcCTTCGATTGCTAACATTGCGCGGTAGCTTCGTTTTCGTGCCGAAGTTATCTCACCTCCTCCGGCGAATCCTCCGGATATACAGTTTATGACACTTTTAGGTGGATTTTTGTTTGACCATTTGTTTTCCTCCTTGTGTCCTGCAACTTGACGACGCTCTTCTCGGTCCTTGTTGTCCTCTTTGTGCTTTCTCCCTTCAATGTATTTGTCGAGGAGGCCTTGCCGAGCCAGTCTTTCTAGCAGATCCTTAGCTATCACGCACTCATCAGTTGTATGCCCATACTTCTGATGAAAAGCGTAGTGTTTGCTTTTGTCGACAAAGCGCTGATCTTGGTAGTTTCCTGCCCTTACTGGTGGTTTTATGATCTTAGCGTTGAGGATTTCTTTAATTATCTTTTCTCTCCTTGTGTTGAATTTGGTGTAGTTGTCGAATTTTGGGGTTAGCCTGAAAGGTTTTCTGATGTCTTTGACGTTTGCCGATATTGTGGTTCTGTCATCTTCTCTTTTTGGTtgttttctctccatttttttgGCCTCGTAGAGTTCTTCTATCTCCATCTGTCCTGCCACCCTTTCTCGGAATTCTTCCAGTGTCTTCAGCTTAGTAACCACGATTGTTTCTCTAAATTTTCCGGGTCGGAGTCCGGCCTTTAGTGCATGCAAGTGGACGGCGGGATCTAGATCGGGTATCTCCATTGTTGCTTTTGCAAATCTGGTCAGATAGTCTTTCAAGCTTTCTTGGGGACCTTGGCGGATGGTGCCGAGGTAGTCCGATCCGTGTACGTATATCCGTGCTGCAGCGAAGTAGTCTATGAGGATTTCGCCAACTCCTCGAAAGAAGAGATTGATCCTGCAGGTAGTTTTGAAAACCAAAGTAGAGCTCCGCCGTCGAGATAAGTAGGGAAAGCTCTGCAAAGAACAGGTTCGTTATTAGGGCCATTAAAGAACATCATAGATTGAAACTTCCTAATATGAGCCCGGGGGTCACCAATCCCCTTATATGGCTCAAGTGAGGAGGGTAATGTGAAATGTTTTGGCATCTGATAATTGGTGATCTCTTCGGAGAACGGGTTGTCCAAGGTCAGTTTCTCCTTTGGTGGGTCCACGCTTAGTAGGTCTGCGTTGCCTTTTCCTTTGGGACCATTCTCTTCACGTTTGCCAGCGCTGTTTTGAGTGGATAACTCGGCAAGTCTTTTGACTTCTACTTGCAGCTCGGCCATCTGGGCCATGAGTTCGGCTTGGGTGAGCTGGTGGACTCCGATCCATTATCGGCCATGTTCGAAGGTTGAGAAACCCTGCGTAGAAAAGAAATATAAAGTTCGAAATAGAAAAATAGTGGGGTTAAATTAACTTTTCGGGCTCCACgatgggcgccaaatgttccgttCAACTTTGGCCGAGGTGTGTATCTTCAGCGAGGCCATCTGCTTTAGGGGAGAGTCATAAGTCGCCTCGAGAATGTGCTTGGAGTTAACCTCGGCTCTTGCGAAACACGGcggcgggagcacctgcaaaaagcactccgacgctcaagtcagaaaggTATCCAAACTAAAGTGAATAAGTAAAGGTGAGAGTGTATTGTGACCTGAGATTTTGAGTTTCCTTGGTTCCGTTTTATAGATGAGCGGAGGGTCTACATTTTTGGGTTTGCTGCGATATTCTTGGTGGGATCCGTTTGTTAGTAACGGGCCGAAGATAAGGTATGACTTGCATGTGACTTTGACTGAGTTATGCTTGGGGTCTGTTCAGGGCCGAGATATTTGGTCGGTTAGGCGAGAGGGTGATTGCCGATGTTTGAGGGGTACACGTCAGAAGGAATTCCCAAGTCTAGGAACATTACCTGGTGCATGTTCATCTGAGAGATTCATCTATGAAATTGGCACCTCAATCATTGCCCTTACAGTTACAGAGTAATTCACCAACCTATGAAGTGCAACTAGCTATTGCTGATGCAGATATACAGAACACAGCTATCTCATCTGCGACAGCACCGGCTGATAAGGATATCAGAAGCCAACATGTTTCTCTGGTATTATCGCCCTCGTCACAGGCATCAGAGAGGATTGGTGTTTCTAAACCATCTCAGTGGAATGAGAATTTGCCTGCAACATCTCAGAAAAGTGAGACTATTCCCCAAACTTCCGAGCAGAGTCATGTCACTTCATCTGAGATGAATGTAAACTTATATACAGCATCCCAAGAGGCTGACACCGCTACTGTCCCAGCTCTGAAATCAGATGAAATATACATGTCTATGACCCATGAAGTTGATGACTTAGCTCAAATATCACCTAGAATAGATGCTGATGTGAGTAAAAGCATTGGTGAAACATTTGAAAAAAGTGACACCATGTTAACTTCTGAGAGAATATACATGCCTGTAACAACATCTCACACGACTGATATAGGCTTAAGTCCAACTTCAGAAAAGGTATATGTgccttcttcttcagcatctcaTAGACATAAAAGAATGAATTAAGCTTCTGAGAGGGCCTTAATACCTCCAATGGTACAGAATATGGCAAGAAGTTCAGAGAGCCTACATGTTCCTACAAATTCTTCCCAAAGGATGTATAATTAAAACCCAataatttcaatggataaatttCCTAGCAAAAGGATACAAGACATTGAAATGTCTCTTGTTACTAAGTACTAATTACTCCCATCTAATCAAGCACCAAAATTAGATGAAAGCTTCTTGAGTGAAACGATTAACCAAGTCCTAGAGGCTAGATTTTTAATGGATATATAATGTAAAGACAACTTCTAGAAATAAAAGGGATGTTAGTATTCATAGTTGGCAAGATGTGGATTTGTGCAGAAAATCATTTTGCAGTTCACTTTTGAATCTAGGTTAGGAAATGCAAAAATGAGagcattattgttttttttttttgtgacttaaaagaaaaaaaaaacaaaaactaagaaagaaaaaaaaataagaaactgcttaagaaaggcagtcccgctgaatactactctcaaattccttccaaggcaatggaagctccacttggggagaaatagtcctcattgcagtctttgccatgatgtctgctactgtatttgcatctctcaagatcaaccgaagatcagcacgccatttccaagacatgatatctcggatttttaacaccaaaggatcagtaaacccagagcaatcttgtaaattattgacaatagtaaaagcctccacacagtctgtctcacatataatgtctctttgtcccgagtcccatgctaaaagaaagcctctccaaatagcaaacaactctccttgcaaaatgctacgactctcaattgttcccagacagcctcgttgccaccttcccttccaatctctgctaacacaagcaaaaccaactcgagcaccactgccaggatagctagcatcacaattaatcttaaaggtacccactgaggggggaatccaagagccactaatggttgaggggatagatagtcgttgcaactcaaaaatatttcggagctccttttctaaggacaaagccataccaatcaccttgtctgtggtccaatgctcgtgaggatgaaagatctcgttgtttctcgaacaccaaatccaccagagaccagaaaagaatctaaaggggcgctgtttgctattatgtaagaaccaactcatcaaatccactggttgatcggagatccctaaagcttgccaaacaagttgggcttttggacaatcccgaatacaatgtaaaaccgactcCTGACTTGAGAAACATCGTGGACAGTTATCCGTGTGCGAAATGCCCCTTCTAAAACGAAAtgcagcagtaggaagagcctcccgaagacatagccaggccaaaaatttgtgcttttccggaacatgttgacgccaaagccaaagccaattacccctatcctcccaactaaacatcttcttactgagtcataaataaccactatgagcatcataaacctttgaGGCCGCACCAGAGAGCATTATTGTTTAAAAGGGGGAAAAATagcttaaataaatattaattattatttatttttttttaccaaagataggagactcgaacccgcaacctcttaattgagtatgggaagactatgccatttgagctattactcattggctaaataaatattaattatttaatcttatTCCTTCTAAAAAGTTTATAAATATGATGTTTTTATTCTATTAAGATGTTAATATGATATAACAGTTGAATCAGTTGTAATTTTTTCTTTAGAAATAAAATATCTTTAGAATAATAAAACCAAAAACGTAATAccggaagacaaaaaaaaaagaaggattaaaaatcattttaaactaaaattacttatatttatataaaaagttaTAGGCATAAAATTGTGGCAAATTGCCAGTTTAATCCCCAATAAAGATTTGATTGTGCAAATAATTATTAAgacaaaataataaagaaaatatagTAAGCTGATAAAGCAAAGTAACATAGCAAAGGCGAAAGGTAGAAGAAGGAGGAAGGAACCGAAATGCAATGCAGCGCGAACGTTGTTCACTGTCCTTGTTCCACTTTCTCTCCTCAAACTCTCTCAACAAAAGCATTCTCTTTTCAGTTTCACCCAACTTTCAAACTTACTTCgcaacaacagcagcagcagcagcacaaAATCACTTACCCACAGCCACCAGAACAACGAAGAACCTGTTCTGATGGTTATGGAAATTCGAAGAAGGTGATAACGAGTGTTTCGAACCCTTTCGTGAAGCACTGCCTCAAGCTCCGCAACAGCTCTTCTTATCGCCGCTCTCATGGCTCCGTTCTTGTTGTGGGCTCCACACCCATTAGGTTACACACTCCTCAACTCTTAAACTGTTTTAGCACTGACCCTTTTCTGATTTTTCTTCAAATTTGCATTTTTATTAGGAAAACATGTTTCCTTCTcgtaaaaatatttgttttttgagCTGTATGGCCTTCCAATTTCCaatctttgtttttgtttatttaataatcAAAGTTTGTAGCTTTGATTATTTTCTATATCTTCGTGTAATTAATCTTTCGATAATCTTCCTTTTCCCTGTCTTTGATCTTATTATCAATGTCTTTCTCGTATGTTTACTAGTTAGTCAATTTAGCTTTTACAATGTTTGGTAAGCTTCAAGCTAGGTGTCCTTGATAAGCTTAAATAGTTTCACTTGAAAATGATTATCAACTATCAAGTCTATGTGAGTTAGACCCTTCATTATAACTTTTTTGTATCGAGTTACATTTTAATACTTTGGTCATTTTTAGCACAATGCTATAGAGCAATGGATATGTTCTTCGTCCTTGTGAATCTAATTGACTTTGTTAAATGGATAGGCATTGTACTTGAGTTATGATTCATGCAAAGCAGTGTTTATCCACTGAGAAAGggaagtgttttttttttatagtacCCTGGCCTATTAACTAACCGGCCTTGGATAgaagttagttagtttgttagttagtaataataatattaaagagAGTGTTAGAGATTTAGATGGGTTCAGTTGAGAAATTACTATTGGCCATTGGAGAGGTAGGAGAGCAACATTTGCAGGAATCTTCTTTATTGTATATAACTATTTACTCCAACCAGTTTTAAACCATAAATGATATTCATGATTAAATTTATGGGAGAAAACTTTATGTATGACATAACTTCTCTATTTACAGAGAAATATACAGGTTTCAAGACTCATTCCAAGATGAAAATATAACAATGGAATGTTTGATTCTTCTTGATAAAGCTGAAATTTCCAGTGGGTTGGATAAATCCGCAGCTTCTATTGTGCATGCAAGCCCAACGGTGATGAAAAAAATTTCAGGACTGCAATCGACTGACTCTACTGATGCAATTGCCATAATGAAGATTCCTGCTAGTTTTTTCAATGTAGATGATCATCAAAAGAAAGAAGATTGCAAGAAGTGGTTTCTTTCTACACATCGGATTTTAGTTCTTGATGGGATTCAGGTGACACTTTTGGTCTATATTCTCCATCTGAAAGCAAAATCACAATAATCAAGTTctaaccccccccccccaaaaaaaaacaaaaaccaaaaaaaaaaaagtaaaatcaaaatcaaaataaatctcAGATACACGATATATATTGGTTGTTGAAATATCCATGGACATCAGTTGCAAAAAGGGACTTGATTAATTTTCTGGCCTTTCAATATCTATGTGCAACTCTCTGTGCCAGTATTGATATTGCACACTGTGAACACCTTAGAAGTCATGCAGGTTTCAAAAAATTTCATTTGCCATTACTGACTTATTTGAAATTGTTCACTGCAGGACCCTGGTAACCTCGGCACATTACTCCGATCAGCTGTTGCCTTTAGATGGGTAAGTAATTATTCTGTAGGTCCATGGGGCACTATTATTCTTTATAATTACGCCATTCTCCTGAGCCTGTTGTTATATATAGCATCTGACTCATATGATATGCTTCTACTAGCTTCGGAGTATGGGAACATATTTTCTGGTCTAAAATAATATCCTAAGATACACAAATGgcataagatatttttttagaattgaCTGATTTTAATTGGTTGTTCGTGGACTGCATTGGTTCTTTGTAGCTTCACTTCTCAAACACTTAAATCCCGATTTATAAGAACAAGTGGATTAAGCTCATGACTTGTGAGTTATACTGCAAAGCTACGGAAGAGGATAATTGAGTGGAGATTTTGTTTTGCTTCTTATTCAATCTCAAATAGGTGATTTGTCCATGTGCTGCATTAATTGTGTAAGGGAATAAGTTCACAGCTCCATATTCTTCCTAAATGTGAACTTCCTCTATGAAATTGGACTAGTGATTTGTACTTATTCCTCCTAATTGTTGTTCTATAACATAACTGTCTAACAGATTGTTTGCTTCTATTATCCTTTGCCTTGAGAACTTCATATCTGCATAAGTTATTGTTGAAACTCTTGTTTGAAAGTGCAAACTAAATGGCCAACGTCCAACAGGATGGAGTTTTTCTTCTTCCAGGCAGCTGCGATCCATTCAACGAGAAAGCTCTCCGAGCTAGCCGAGGTGCATCCTTTCAGCTCCCCATTGTTTCCGGTAGTTGGAGTCATCTGGATTCTCTCATAGAAGAATTTCAAATGAAGTTGCTTGCTGGGCATCCTGAGCATGAAGGGTTAGTCAAGCCAGTTTCTTTGCTTTCTCCAGGCTTTTGTTATTCCTTATTAGACATGCCATTGTGCTTGGTTTTAGGCAGCGAAGGAAGTGGCCTTTCGGAAAAATCCCTGCAGGCATGTGAGCTTGTAAGCATTGCAATGGCTGGAGAATATGAGTCACTTAATGTTTCTGTTGCTGGTGGAATTTTCTTGTATATGCTTCAGCCAAACAATACATGATCTTTCTAATTCTATACTATACAGAGTCTCATTTAAGTTTAGGAAATACCTTAAATGCATTAAGTTGAACTTAGTGCATGTTGTACCAAGGTAATCCAACAGTGTAGATCTAATAGAAATGATAAATATCGAACTATGCCCTCTCCAacttgttttttttcttgtaaaGCTGATATTTCTGCTTACTTTCTAAATCTATGTATGTTAAGGCAAGTCAAATAACAGAGGAGGATATAAAGAATCTGCTCACATTAGTGAAATAAATTTGGCATTTTGTATTGTCATGGGGCAAAAGATGTGCactattttcttgtttatttgattttgaaaggaAAAGCAACATATAAGGTCAAAATAGAAATCAAGAGGGCTTGTCTGGTTCATGGAATATTGAGTGTGGATTTGGTGGAACTCACTAAGAAATTGTGTAATGTTACCACACTTAACAAATACCGATATTATAACTTGAATCTTGTCTTGTACATGTTTTAGCAGAGTTCATTTGCTAAACAGACCTAATTGGAATGATAATAAGATGCAAGATTAAGAATACCTCCTAATCTTCTTGTTTTGGTTAAAGAGCCACTTCTATTTATAGTCAACATAAGGGATTAAGGGATACAATTGTCATTTACTATTGTTTAGTAATTAGGGCTGAAGTGTGacgttttgattgatttcaataTTTGGTTTATGAGCTTATAAGATCCAGTATGGTTCATGTTATTAGAGGTTTTTGTTCCTACGTATGACTCTGTCTAACACTCTAAGAGCAACTCTAATGTTtggtttcaatttaat
Coding sequences:
- the LOC112735502 gene encoding uncharacterized protein — translated: MEIPDLDPAVHLHALKAGLRPGKFRETIVVTKLKTLEEFRERVAGQMEIEELYEAKKMERKQPKREDDRTTISANVKDIRKPFRLTPKFDNYTKFNTRREKIIKEILNAKIIKPPVRAGNYQDQRFVDKSKHYAFHQKYGHTTDECVIAKDLLERLARQGLLDKYIEGRKHKEDNKDREERRQVAGHKEENKWSNKNPPKSVINCISGGFAGGGEITSARKRSYRAMLAIEGTKSQNNKGASDLNITFSQEDICSAAPNLDDPVVISIQTGELLVRKVLMDPGSSADVLFYSTFLKMKLSEKLMQPSSGELVGFSGERVPIKGYIWLKTMIGEDSLSQTIDMQYLVVDCPSPYNIILGRPALNMFRAVVSTFHLCVKFQAQDGRIATVHSDRQQAWQCYNASLKRSATKQEFHQEVKAIHSTNEVLSLAELDPREDTQERPQPADELIKVQLTTKPEQVTYIGQALQGQQRI
- the LOC112733824 gene encoding uncharacterized protein isoform X2, with translation MQCSANVVHCPCSTFSPQTLSTKAFSFQFHPTFKLTSQQQQQQQHKITYPQPPEQRRTCSDGYGNSKKVITSVSNPFVKHCLKLRNSSSYRRSHGSVLVVGSTPIREIYRFQDSFQDENITMECLILLDKAEISSGLDKSAASIVHASPTVMKKISGLQSTDSTDAIAIMKIPASFFNVDDHQKKEDCKKWFLSTHRILVLDGIQDPGNLGTLLRSAVAFRWDGVFLLPGSCDPFNEKALRASRGASFQLPIVSGSWSHLDSLIEEFQMKLLAGHPEHEGQRRKWPFGKIPAGM
- the LOC112733824 gene encoding uncharacterized protein isoform X1 is translated as MQCSANVVHCPCSTFSPQTLSTKAFSFQFHPTFKLTSQQQQQQQHKITYPQPPEQRRTCSDGYGNSKKVITSVSNPFVKHCLKLRNSSSYRRSHGSVLVVGSTPIREIYRFQDSFQDENITMECLILLDKAEISSGLDKSAASIVHASPTVMKKISGLQSTDSTDAIAIMKIPASFFNVDDHQKKEDCKKWFLSTHRILVLDGIQDPGNLGTLLRSAVAFRWDGVFLLPGSCDPFNEKALRASRGASFQLPIVSGSWSHLDSLIEEFQMKLLAGHPEHEGLVKPVSLLSPGFCYSLLDMPLCLVLGSEGSGLSEKSLQACELVSIAMAGEYESLNVSVAGGIFLYMLQPNNT